From one Lotus japonicus ecotype B-129 chromosome 3, LjGifu_v1.2 genomic stretch:
- the LOC130743900 gene encoding uncharacterized protein LOC130743900: MVADHYLMVQRWRPMFKAHDNEVKKIAVWIRLPNLPVELYTEKFLWRLGSNLGTMLKIDMDTSVHSRSRFARICVEIDLSQQLTTNYTAMGEEHALEYEGLDSIYFRCGRYGHKMDGSHEPLASVQMPFVVQQASLPMETHSETLPMVIEETTTISNHLPTHVEKDKQENKENEIPTGFGPWMLVKKSVRKKSGKNWSLGEQHQNSGSRFNVLKDITVSGQVLRPQTHPQAKCTHTRNKGKLPQVALGGVQLSHQNRTPPKVLAK, from the coding sequence ATGGTGGCAGATCATTATCTGATGGTCCAGAGGTGGAGACCTATGTTCAAGGCCCATGACAACGAGGTGAAGAAGATTGCAGTCTGGATCCGGTTGCCTAACTTGCCAGTTGAGCTCTACACTGAGAAGTTCCTCTGGAGACTAGGCTCTAACCTAGGGACTATGTTGAAAATTGATATGGACACTTCTGTACATTCCAGGAGCAGATTTGCTAGAATCTGCGTAGAAATTGACTTGAGCCAGCAATTGACTACTAATTACACAGCTATGGGTGAGGAACATGCTCTGGAATACGAAGGGCTCGACTCTATCTATTTTAGATGTGGTAGATATGGTCACAAAATGGATGGGTCCCATGAACCCTTGGCAAGTGTGCAAATGCCCTTTGTGGTTCAACAAGCTAGTCTACCTATGGAAACCCATTCTGAGACATTACCAATGGTGATTGAAGAAACTACGACTATCTCTAACCACCTCCCCACCCATGTGGAGAAAGATAAGCAGGAGAACAAAGAGAACGAAATCCCCACAGGTTTTGGGCCATGGATGCTTGTAAAGAAGTCTGTTAGAAAGAAATCTGGGAAAAACTGGTCTCTTGGGGAGCAGCACCAGAATTCTGGATCAAGGTTCAATGTTTTGAAGGACATAACAGTGTCTGGCCAAGTCCTGAGGCCTCAAACTCACCCCCAAGCCAAGTGTACTCACACAAGAAACAAGGGAAAGCTTCCCCAAGTAGCACTAGGAGGAGTGCAACTAAGCCACCAAAACAGAACACCTCCAAAGGTGCTGGCCAAATGA
- the LOC130748911 gene encoding uncharacterized protein LOC130748911 — protein MDFKRPRKLNLNAPLLSTRRLGAVVADTSYSSSSLPTVQNTSDRVPFSWEKAPGKPKDMERSDSNQDGGTPRPRLPPGHQFPPKEAPEDDLDSGDLAFHEKDDGCDGDDDDNKDDFFSDAIDVLSLSEALDIVQKKSEHIAQNENHKGLKLKLAESNGYQSPTYMINRFLPDATALAASSALHFTSNVEEKESDRCSYSQCYLSSSARHNSINSYASSPKGCGLELLFPWRMKHKLCAMESPVLPCSTNLQKHHRSTKQKKHRSSASIPCTNVKEDV, from the coding sequence ATGGATTTTAAACGTCCTAGAAAGTTAAACTTGAATGCACCACTGTTGTCAACTAGGCGTCTTGGTGCAGTTGTTGCAGATACTTCTTACTCCTCAAGTTCGTTACCCACAGTTCAAAATACAAGTGACAGAGTTCCATTTTCATGGGAGAAAGCACCAGGCAAGCCAAAGGACATGGAGAGGAGTGATAGCAACCAAGATGGAGGCACGCCTCGGCCGAGACTACCTCCCGGCCATCAGTTTCCGCCGAAAGAAGCTCCTGAAGATGATTTAGACAGTGGTGATCTTGCATTTCATGAGAAAGATGATGGttgtgatggtgatgatgacgACAACAAGGATGATTTTTTCTCAGATGCTATTGATGTGTTATCTCTGTCAGAGGCTTTAGATATTGTGCAAAAGAAATCAGAGCATATTGCTCAAAATGAGAACCATAAAGGTTTGAAATTAAAGCTGGCTGAGTCTAATGGTTACCAGTCTCCTACTTACATGATCAACCGTTTTCTCCCTGATGCCACTGCTTTGGCCGCTTCATCTGCTTTACATTTCACAAGTAATGTGGAGGAGAAAGAAAGTGACAGATGTAGTTATTCTCAGTGTTATCTCTCAAGTTCAGCTAGGCACAATTCAATAAATTCATATGCTTCTTCTCCAAAAGGTTGTGGTCTGGAACTTCTCTTCCCTTGGCGAATGAAGCATAAGCTTTGTGCTATGGAgagccctgtccttccttgctCTACGAATCTGCAGAAACATCATCGCAGCACGAAACAGAAGAAACATCGTTCATCAGCTTCCATTCCTTGTACAAATGTGAAAGAAGATGTTTGA
- the LOC130748910 gene encoding ethylene-overproduction protein 1: protein MQHNIFATMRSLKIMDGCKGTQVYAINPSATGGCGGGIGEKLLQQIHDHIKSQTLRTKSVRNFQAPNNTTASEVAVAAEGSLLPYGLPMTELLEPRIEPTLRPIDLVESLAQVHRRVEDCPQFDRSEVFLEQCAVFRGIADPKMFRRSLRSARQHAVDVHTKVVLASWLRYERREDELIGSSAMDCSGRNIECPRASLIPGYAPESVYDPCSCACSRDNFDNEEDVGMVDDEQSCSTSDEDDGGDMSFCIGEDEVRCSRFNIASLSRPFNTMLYGGFMESRREKINFTRHGFSVDAMRAAESFSRTKRLSQLQPNVVLELLSLANRFCCEEMKRACDAHLASLVCDTEDALLLIEYGLEETAYLLVAACLQVFLRELPGSMQSSSVLKMFCSPEGRDRLAMAGHASFVLYYFLSQIAMEEEMRSNTTVMLLERLVECAADGWEKQLAFHLLGVVMLERKECKDAQHWFQAAVEAGHVYSLVGVARAKYKRGHTYSAYKLINSLISDYKPVGWMYQERSLYCVGKEKIMDLISATELDPTLSFPYKYRSVSLLEENKIGLAITEINKIIGFKVSPDCLELRAWFLIAMEDYEGALRDVRAILTLDPNYLMFYGNMHCEHLVDLLSPIVQQWSQADCWMQLYDRWSSVDDIGSLAVVHQMLANDPGKSLLRFRQSLLLLRLNCQKAAMHSLRQARNHSSSDHERLVYEGWILYDTGHREEALAKAEESISIQRSFEAYFLKAYALADSNLDSESSKYVIHLLEEALRCPSDGLRKGQALNNLGSVYVDCDKLDLAADCYMNALNIKHTRAHQGLARVYHLKNQRKAAYDEMTKLIEKAWNNASAFEKRSEYCDRDMAKSDLSMATQLDPLRTYPYRYRAAVLMDDHKEAEAIAELSRAIDFKPDLQLLHLRAAFYDSMSVYVSTVRDCEAALCLDPNHTETLELRDKAWEQLKNRSGRIRD from the exons ATGCAGCACAACATCTTCGCCACAATGCGTAGCTTGAAGATCATGGACGGTTGCAAAGGCACTCAGGTCTACGCCATCAACCCCTCCGCCACCGGTGGCTGCGGCGGCGGCATCGGGGAGAAGCTGCTTCAGCAAATCCACGACCACATCAAGAGCCAAACCCTCCGGACCAAATCGGTTCGAAACTTCCAAGCTCCGAATAACACGACAGCATCCGAGGTTGCTGTCGCCGCCGAGGGTTCTCTCCTTCCTTATGGGCTCCCCATGACGGAGCTTCTCGAGCCGAGGATCGAGCCTACCTTGAGGCCCATCGATCTCGTTGAGTCCCTTGCCCAGGTGCACCGTAGGGTCGAGGATTGCCCCCAGTTCGACCGGTCCGAGGTTTTTCTGGAGCAGTGCGCTGTGTTCCGCGGTATTGCCGACCCGAAGATGTTCCGGCGGAGTCTCCGGTCTGCCCGGCAGCATGCTGTGGATGTGCACACGAAGGTCGTGCTCGCGTCGTGGCTGCGGTATGAGAGGAGGGAGGACGAGCTCATTGGCTCCTCAGCGATGGATTGCAGCGGAAGGAATATTGAATGCCCCAGGGCTAGCTTGATTCCCGGGTATGCTCCGGAATCTGTTTATGATCCGTGTTCTTGCGCGTGTTCTCGTGATAATTTTGATAATGAGGAAGACGTGGGGATGGTGGATGATGAACAAAGTTGTTCTACCTCAGATGAGGATGATGGTGGTGATATGTCATTTTGCATTGGTGAGGATGAGGTTAGGTGTAGTAGATTCAATATTGCCTCGCTTTCGAGGCCCTTTAACACAATGTTGTATGGTGGATTCATGGAATCTAGGAGGGAGAAGATAAATTTCACGCGGCATGGGTTTTCAGTTGATGCAATGAGGGCTGCTGAGTCTTTTAGTAGAACTAAGAGGCTGAGCCAGCTTCAGCCAAATGTTGTTTTGGAGTTGCTCTCTTTGGCGAACCGGTTTTGTTGTGAGGAGATGAAGCGTGCTTGTGATGCACATTTGGCGTCTCTGGTTTGTGACACAGAGGATGCCTTATTACTAATTGAGTACGGGCTAGAGGAGACCGCGTACCTGCTGGTCGCGGCTTGCTTGCAGGTGTTCCTGAGGGAGCTCCCTGGTTCAATGCAGAGTTCCAGTGTATTGAAAATGTTTTGTAGTCCAGAGGGTAGGGATAGGCTGGCTATGGCGGGGCATGCGTCGTTTGTGTTGTATTACTTTTTGAGTCAGATTGCCATGGAGGAAGAGATGAGGTCTAACACCACCGTGATGCTGTTGGAGAGATTAGTGGAATGTGCGGCAGATGGTTGGGAGAAGCAACTTGCTTTTCACCTATTAGGTGTTGTAATGCTTGAGAGAAAAGAGTGTAAAGATGCACAGCATTGGTTTCAGGCAGCAGTGGAGGCAGGGCATGTTTATTCTTTAGTGGGAGTTGCAAGGGCCAAGTATAAACGTGGTCACACATATTCAGCATATAAGCTGATTAACTCCCTTATTTCGGATTATAAACCAGTTGGGTGGATGTATCAGGAAAGATCTCTGTATTGTGTAGGGAAGGAGAAGATAATGGACTTGATCTCTGCCACTGAATTAGATCCAACTCTTTCTTTTCCTTACAAATACCGGTCTGTATCTTTGTTGGAGGAGAATAAGATTGGACTTGCCATTAcagaaatcaataaaataattgGTTTCAAGGTTTCTCCAGACTGCCTTGAATTGAGAGCTTGGTTCTTGATTGCCATGGAGGATTATGAAGGAGCCCTCAGAGATGTACGGGCAATTTTGACATTGGATCCAAATTATTTGATGTTCTATGGGAATATGCATTGTGAGCACTTGGTAGACCTACTCAGTCCTATTGTTCAGCAGTGGAGTCAGGCTGATTGCTGGATGCAATTGTATGACCGGTGGTCGTCTGTTGATGATATTGGTTCTTTGGCTGTTGTACACCAGATGTTAGCAAATGACCCGGGAAAAAGTCTTTTACGCTTTCGGCAATCTCTCCTTTTGTTACG GTTAAATTGCCAAAAGGCAGCCATGCACAGTTTGCGGCAGGCTAGAAATCATTCTTCTTCTGACCATGAGAGGCTTGTCTATGAAGGATGGATATTGTATGACACTGGTCATCGTGAAGAAGCATTAGCAAAGGCTGAGGAGTCCATTTCTATTCAAAGATCATTTGAAGCTTACTTTCTTAAAGCATATGCATTAGCCGACTCGAATCTTGATTCAGAGTCTTCAAAGTATGTTATCCATCTCTTGGaggaagctcttagatgccctTCAGATGGTCTTCGGAAAGGACAA GCACTAAATAATCTTGGCAGCGTCTACGTAGATTGTGATAAGCTGGACCTTGCAGCTGACTGCTACATGAATGCACTCAACATCAAGCATACACGAGCACATCAGGGATTGGCACGTgtatatcatcttaaaaatcaaCGCAAAGCTGCATATGATGAGATGACAAAACTAATTGAAAAGGCCTGGAATAATGCATCGGCTTTTGAGAAACGGTCAGAATATTGTGACCGCGATATGGCAAAGAGTGATCTTAGTATGGCAACACAGTTGGATCCTCTAAGGACATATCCTTACAGATATAGGGCAGCCG TTTTAATGGATGATCATAAGGAagcagaagcaattgcagagcTTTCAAGAGCCATTGATTTTAAACCAGATCTGCAACTGTTACATCTCCGAGCAGCATTTTATGATTCAATGAGTGTTTATGTTTCTACCGTACGAGACTGTGAAGCAGCCCTTTGTCTTGATCCTAACCATACTGAGACACTTGAGCTTCGTGATAAAGCATGGGAGCAATTAAAGAACAGAAGTGGGAGAATAAGAGATTAA